A section of the Rhizobium sp. BG4 genome encodes:
- the infB gene encoding translation initiation factor IF-2: protein MTDSNDDKTLGATGKKTLTLKPSGISQGTVRQDMGRGRTKAVVVETRKRRPMRPEDERPVAPAPAAPRAAEPAPAPVQARPQPQAPAPRIQQPSSQQQAPRQQDRPRPVVLNHLSPEEMDARRRALAMAQVREAEDAARRVEEEKRRAVEEAARQAAEAEEAARRAAEEAARPPAPPVVEAPAPAPAAEPVQARAAQPSAPAARRPDAAPAPGAARPGSAAAPAAARGRREGEEDDRGGAARGAPARGRVVRPEPAKPVTTRPKGEEDRRRGKLTIGTAGVDDEGARGRSMAATRRRQEKFRRSQMQETREKVIREVILPETITIQELSQRMSERAVDVIKYLMKEGQMMKPGDVIDADLAELIASEFGHTVKRVSESDVEEGIFDKADDAGEMVSRPPVVTIMGHVDHGKTSLLDAIRQANVVSGEAGGITQHIGAYQVEQNGQKITFIDTPGHAAFTAMRARGAQATDIAILVVAADDSVMPQTIESINHAKAAGVPIIVAINKIDKHEAKPDRVRQQLLQHEVFVESLGGEVLDVEVSAKNKTNLDKLLEAVLLQAEILDLKADPTRTAEGTVIEAQLDRGRGAVATVLVQKGTLKPGQIIVAGDQWGRVRALVTDKGDHVKEAGPATPVEVLGLSGTPAAGDKFAVVENEARAREISEYRQRLARDKAAARQSGQRGSLEQMMSKLQNTGYKEFPLVIKGDVQGSIEAIIGALDKLGTDEVRARIVHSGAGAITESDISLAESSDAAIIGFNVRANAQARTAAERGGIEIRYYNIIYDLVDDVKAAMSGLLSPERRETFLGNAEILEVFNITKTGKVAGCRVTEGKVERGAGVRLIRDNVVIHEGKLKTLKRFKDEVSEVPVGQECGMAFENYEDIRAGDVIECFRVEHITRSL, encoded by the coding sequence ATGACCGATAGCAATGACGACAAGACACTTGGTGCAACGGGCAAGAAGACGCTGACCCTGAAACCGTCGGGGATAAGCCAGGGCACCGTGCGCCAGGATATGGGTCGCGGTCGCACCAAAGCGGTCGTCGTCGAGACCCGCAAGCGGCGCCCGATGCGCCCTGAAGACGAACGTCCGGTCGCACCTGCTCCGGCAGCGCCGCGCGCAGCCGAGCCTGCACCCGCGCCTGTCCAGGCTCGTCCGCAGCCGCAGGCACCGGCACCCCGTATCCAGCAGCCCAGCTCTCAGCAGCAGGCTCCGCGCCAGCAGGACCGTCCGCGTCCGGTGGTGCTGAACCATCTGTCGCCGGAAGAAATGGATGCGCGTCGCCGCGCTCTTGCCATGGCGCAGGTTCGCGAAGCTGAAGACGCGGCTCGCCGTGTCGAGGAAGAGAAGCGCCGCGCTGTCGAAGAAGCCGCCCGTCAGGCCGCTGAAGCTGAAGAGGCTGCGCGCCGGGCCGCTGAAGAAGCTGCCCGTCCGCCGGCACCTCCGGTCGTTGAAGCCCCGGCACCGGCTCCGGCTGCAGAGCCTGTTCAGGCCCGTGCGGCTCAGCCGTCGGCACCTGCGGCCCGCCGCCCCGATGCCGCACCGGCACCTGGCGCTGCGCGTCCCGGATCTGCTGCTGCTCCGGCAGCCGCCCGCGGCCGCCGCGAAGGCGAGGAAGATGATCGCGGCGGCGCTGCGCGCGGTGCTCCGGCACGCGGCCGTGTTGTCCGCCCGGAACCGGCAAAGCCCGTCACTACCCGTCCGAAGGGCGAGGAAGACCGCCGCCGCGGCAAGCTGACGATCGGCACGGCCGGCGTTGACGACGAAGGTGCGCGCGGCCGCTCGATGGCTGCCACCCGCCGCCGTCAGGAAAAGTTCCGCCGCAGCCAGATGCAGGAAACCCGCGAAAAGGTCATTCGCGAAGTCATCCTGCCTGAAACCATCACCATTCAGGAACTGTCGCAGCGCATGTCTGAACGCGCCGTCGACGTCATCAAGTACCTGATGAAGGAAGGCCAGATGATGAAGCCGGGCGACGTCATCGACGCCGACCTCGCAGAACTCATCGCCAGCGAATTCGGCCACACCGTCAAGCGCGTCTCGGAATCCGACGTCGAAGAAGGTATCTTTGACAAGGCCGACGATGCCGGCGAAATGGTTTCGCGTCCGCCTGTCGTCACCATCATGGGTCACGTCGACCACGGTAAGACCTCGCTGCTCGACGCCATCCGTCAGGCAAACGTCGTCTCCGGCGAAGCCGGTGGTATCACCCAGCATATCGGTGCCTATCAGGTCGAACAGAACGGCCAGAAGATCACCTTCATCGACACCCCCGGCCACGCCGCCTTCACGGCCATGCGTGCCCGCGGTGCGCAGGCGACGGATATCGCGATCCTGGTGGTCGCGGCCGACGACAGCGTGATGCCGCAGACGATTGAGTCCATCAACCACGCCAAGGCGGCTGGTGTTCCGATCATCGTGGCGATCAACAAGATCGACAAGCACGAAGCCAAGCCGGACCGCGTCCGTCAGCAGCTTCTGCAGCACGAAGTCTTCGTGGAATCGCTCGGCGGTGAAGTGCTCGACGTCGAAGTTTCGGCCAAGAACAAGACGAACCTCGACAAGCTGCTCGAAGCCGTCCTGCTGCAGGCCGAAATCCTCGACCTCAAGGCCGACCCGACCCGTACTGCCGAAGGCACCGTCATCGAAGCTCAGCTCGACCGTGGCCGTGGTGCGGTTGCGACAGTTCTGGTCCAGAAGGGTACGCTGAAGCCGGGCCAGATCATCGTTGCCGGCGATCAGTGGGGCCGCGTCCGCGCGCTCGTCACCGACAAGGGCGACCACGTCAAGGAAGCCGGTCCGGCGACCCCGGTCGAAGTTCTCGGTCTTTCCGGCACGCCGGCTGCAGGCGACAAGTTTGCCGTCGTCGAAAACGAAGCCCGTGCTCGCGAAATCTCCGAGTACCGCCAGCGTCTGGCGCGCGACAAGGCAGCTGCCCGCCAGTCCGGCCAGCGCGGTTCGCTCGAACAGATGATGAGCAAGCTGCAGAACACCGGCTACAAGGAATTCCCGCTGGTCATCAAGGGTGACGTGCAGGGCTCGATCGAAGCCATCATCGGCGCCCTGGACAAGCTCGGTACCGACGAAGTGCGTGCCCGCATCGTTCATTCGGGCGCCGGAGCCATCACCGAGTCGGATATCTCGCTTGCCGAGTCCTCCGATGCGGCGATCATCGGCTTCAACGTCCGTGCCAATGCGCAGGCACGTACCGCTGCCGAGCGTGGCGGCATCGAGATCCGCTACTACAACATCATCTACGATCTGGTGGATGACGTGAAGGCAGCGATGTCGGGCCTGCTGTCGCCGGAACGTCGCGAGACCTTCCTCGGCAATGCCGAAATCCTCGAGGTGTTCAACATCACCAAGACCGGCAAGGTCGCGGGTTGCCGCGTCACGGAAGGCAAGGTCGAGCGTGGTGCAGGCGTGCGCCTCATCCGCGACAACGTCGTCATCCACGAAGGCAAGCTCAAGACGCTCAAGCGCTTCAAGGACGAAGTATCGGAAGTTCCGGTCGGTCAGGAATGCGGTATGGCCTTCGAGAACTACGAAGATATCCGCGCCGGCGATGTCATCGAGTGCTTCCGCGTCGAGCATATCACCCGCTCGCTCTGA
- the nusA gene encoding transcription termination factor NusA: MAVSANRLELLQIADAVAREKVIDREIVLAAMADAIQKAARSRYGSESNIRADINPKTGEIRLQRLLEVVEKAEDYSTQIPLELARDRNPDAALGDFIADPLPPMDFGRIAAQSAKQVIVQKVREAERDRQFDEFKDRVGEIVNGTVKRVEYGNVIVDLGRGEGIIRRDEMIPRENVRYGDRVRAYVYDVRREQRGPQIFLSRTHPQFMVKLFTMEVPEIYDGIIQVRSVARDPGSRAKIAVISNDSSIDPVGACVGMRGSRVQAVVGELQGEKIDIIPWSQDPATFVVNALQPAEVAKVVLDEDAERIEVVVPDEQLSLAIGRRGQNVRLASQLTGWDIDIMTEAEESERRQKEFNERTNLFMDALDVDEMVGQVLASEGFAAVEELAYVDLDEIASIDGFDEDTAQEIQTRAREYLEKLEAEMDEKRKALGVTDELRQINGITAQMMVALGEDGIKTVEDFAGCAADDLVGWTERKNGETKKFEGLFSKFDVSRVEAEQMVVQARLLAGWITEEDLAKEAEAVEADAAEQDA; encoded by the coding sequence ATGGCAGTCAGTGCGAACCGGCTCGAGCTTCTGCAGATCGCAGATGCAGTGGCGCGCGAAAAAGTCATCGACCGCGAAATCGTGCTGGCCGCTATGGCCGATGCGATCCAGAAGGCGGCTCGCTCCCGTTACGGTTCGGAATCGAACATCCGCGCCGACATCAACCCGAAGACCGGCGAAATCCGTCTGCAGCGTCTGCTCGAAGTCGTCGAGAAGGCCGAGGACTATTCCACGCAGATCCCGCTGGAACTCGCCCGTGACCGCAACCCCGATGCAGCTCTTGGCGATTTCATCGCCGATCCGCTGCCGCCGATGGATTTCGGCCGTATCGCGGCGCAGTCCGCAAAGCAGGTCATCGTCCAGAAGGTTCGCGAAGCCGAGCGTGACCGCCAGTTCGACGAGTTCAAGGACCGCGTCGGCGAAATCGTCAACGGTACCGTCAAGCGCGTCGAGTACGGCAACGTTATCGTCGACCTCGGCCGTGGCGAAGGCATTATCCGTCGCGACGAAATGATCCCGCGCGAAAACGTCCGCTATGGCGATCGCGTCCGCGCATACGTATATGACGTCCGTCGCGAACAGCGCGGCCCGCAGATCTTCCTGTCGCGCACGCATCCGCAGTTCATGGTGAAGCTCTTCACCATGGAAGTTCCGGAAATCTACGACGGCATCATCCAGGTTCGCTCGGTTGCCCGTGATCCGGGTTCGCGCGCCAAGATCGCCGTTATCTCGAACGATAGCTCGATCGATCCGGTCGGCGCCTGCGTCGGTATGCGCGGTTCGCGCGTTCAGGCCGTCGTCGGCGAACTCCAGGGCGAAAAGATCGACATCATTCCGTGGTCGCAGGATCCGGCGACCTTCGTGGTCAATGCCCTGCAGCCGGCTGAAGTCGCCAAGGTCGTTCTCGACGAAGATGCAGAGCGCATCGAAGTCGTCGTTCCCGACGAGCAGCTGTCGCTCGCCATCGGCCGCCGCGGTCAGAACGTTCGTCTGGCCTCGCAGCTGACCGGCTGGGACATCGATATCATGACGGAAGCCGAAGAGTCGGAGCGCCGTCAGAAGGAATTCAACGAGCGCACCAACCTGTTCATGGATGCTCTCGACGTTGACGAAATGGTCGGTCAGGTCCTGGCTTCCGAAGGCTTCGCAGCCGTTGAAGAGCTGGCCTATGTGGATCTCGACGAAATCGCCTCGATCGACGGTTTCGACGAAGACACCGCGCAGGAAATCCAGACCCGCGCCCGCGAATATCTCGAAAAGCTCGAAGCCGAGATGGACGAGAAGCGCAAGGCGCTCGGCGTTACCGACGAGCTGCGCCAGATCAACGGCATCACCGCCCAGATGATGGTCGCTCTCGGCGAAGACGGCATCAAGACGGTCGAGGACTTCGCCGGTTGCGCAGCAGACGATCTCGTCGGCTGGACCGAGCGCAAGAATGGCGAAACGAAGAAGTTCGAGGGTCTCTTCTCGAAGTTCGATGTTTCGCGCGTCGAAGCTGAACAGATGGTCGTTCAGGCCCGCCTGCTGGCTGGCTGGATCACCGAGGAAGACCTTGCGAAGGAAGCCGAAGCCGTTGAGGCCGATGCTGCCGAGCAGGACGCATAA
- a CDS encoding RNA-binding protein, producing MMTAQPDTSPEDDDLAGYDVNGRMCIVTRESGSPDELIRFVAAPDGSIIPDLKRQLPGRGCWVKIDRSLVDKAVAKKTFARALKADVKAADDLGETVDRLLAQQLMQMMNMARKAGQFITGASKVDAAIRAGAAIAVFHSTGAADDGVRKIDQARKAWHLGMETEEEIPSFRLFSESEMEGVMGQNAFIHAAVLAGQAGEGVVKRAKMLEQYRNGGQSRAPGSAGRQKQ from the coding sequence ATAATGACCGCGCAGCCGGACACTTCTCCTGAGGATGATGATCTTGCAGGTTACGACGTGAACGGCCGCATGTGCATCGTGACGCGCGAAAGCGGATCGCCGGATGAGCTGATCCGCTTCGTGGCCGCTCCCGATGGCTCCATCATTCCGGACCTGAAGCGTCAGCTTCCGGGCCGGGGATGCTGGGTGAAGATCGACCGTTCGCTGGTCGACAAGGCGGTGGCGAAGAAGACCTTCGCCCGCGCTTTGAAGGCCGACGTGAAGGCTGCCGATGATCTCGGCGAAACCGTCGACCGGCTGCTGGCACAGCAGCTGATGCAGATGATGAATATGGCCCGCAAGGCCGGTCAATTCATCACCGGCGCCTCGAAAGTGGATGCTGCGATCCGCGCTGGCGCGGCGATCGCGGTCTTCCATTCGACCGGAGCGGCCGATGATGGCGTGCGAAAGATAGACCAGGCTCGCAAGGCCTGGCACCTCGGAATGGAAACCGAGGAGGAAATACCTTCCTTCCGTCTCTTCTCGGAGAGCGAAATGGAAGGGGTGATGGGCCAGAATGCTTTTATCCATGCCGCAGTGCTTGCAGGGCAGGCAGGTGAGGGTGTAGTGAAGCGCGCAAAGATGCTCGAGCAGTACCGCAATGGCGGTCAGTCGCGAGCGCCGGGCAGCGCTGGCCGGCAAAAACAATGA
- the truB gene encoding tRNA pseudouridine(55) synthase TruB, with amino-acid sequence MSKPRKPKGRPVSGWLILDKPVDFGSTEAVSKIKWLFKAQKCGHAGTLDPLASGMLPIALGDATKTVPYVMDGRKIYEFTVTWGEERATDDLEGDVTQSSDKRPSEEQIRALLPGYTGVISQVPPQFSAIKIAGERAYDLAREGEAVEIPSREVEIFRLTLLSCPDASTAHFEVECGKGTYVRALARDFGRELGCYGHISGLRRTFVAPFAEDSMIPLADLVALEAIEDQDERLVALDALLIDTSEALSALPHLIVNDDQAHRLKMGNPILVRGRDAPITESEAYATARGKLIAIGEIGQGEFRPKRVFG; translated from the coding sequence ATGTCCAAACCACGTAAACCCAAGGGCCGCCCGGTTTCCGGCTGGCTGATCCTCGACAAGCCGGTGGATTTCGGCTCCACGGAAGCCGTTTCCAAGATCAAGTGGCTGTTCAAGGCGCAGAAATGCGGCCATGCCGGCACGCTCGATCCGCTTGCCTCCGGCATGCTGCCGATCGCACTTGGCGACGCCACCAAGACTGTTCCTTACGTCATGGATGGCCGCAAGATCTACGAATTCACCGTCACCTGGGGCGAAGAGCGCGCCACTGACGACCTCGAGGGTGACGTAACCCAGAGCTCGGACAAGCGTCCGTCTGAGGAACAGATCCGCGCCCTGCTACCGGGCTATACCGGCGTCATCAGCCAGGTTCCGCCGCAGTTTTCGGCGATCAAGATTGCCGGTGAGCGCGCCTACGATCTCGCCCGTGAGGGCGAGGCCGTCGAGATCCCGTCGCGCGAAGTCGAGATCTTCCGCCTGACGCTGCTCTCCTGCCCGGATGCCAGCACCGCGCATTTCGAAGTCGAATGCGGCAAGGGCACCTATGTCCGCGCTCTCGCCCGTGATTTCGGCCGCGAACTCGGTTGCTACGGCCATATCTCGGGTCTCCGCCGCACCTTCGTCGCTCCCTTCGCCGAAGACAGCATGATCCCGCTTGCCGATCTCGTCGCCCTCGAAGCGATCGAGGATCAGGACGAGCGTCTGGTCGCCCTCGACGCGCTGCTGATCGACACCAGCGAGGCGCTTTCCGCGCTGCCGCATCTCATCGTCAACGACGACCAGGCGCACCGCCTGAAAATGGGCAATCCGATCCTGGTGCGCGGCCGCGATGCGCCGATCACCGAGAGCGAAGCCTATGCGACGGCACGCGGCAAGCTGATCGCCATCGGCGAGATCGGCCAGGGCGAATTCCGCCCGAAGCGCGTCTTCGGCTGA
- the rbfA gene encoding 30S ribosome-binding factor RbfA — MATRPTTSAPSQRMLRVGEQVRAAITQVLQRGEVRDDVIEKTVISISEVRMSPDLKIATAFVTPLGVSDHDKVIAALNKNAKYIRGRLGNQLRQMKYMPEVRFRDDTSFDNYKKIDELLRSPEVSRDLDDDADA, encoded by the coding sequence ATGGCAACAAGACCGACAACCTCCGCTCCTTCCCAGCGCATGCTGCGCGTCGGCGAGCAGGTGCGCGCTGCGATCACGCAGGTGCTGCAGCGCGGCGAAGTCCGCGACGACGTGATCGAAAAGACCGTGATCTCCATCTCCGAAGTGCGCATGTCGCCCGATCTGAAGATCGCGACCGCCTTCGTGACGCCGCTCGGCGTCTCCGATCATGACAAGGTGATCGCGGCGCTGAACAAGAATGCGAAATACATCCGCGGCCGCCTCGGCAATCAGCTGCGCCAGATGAAATACATGCCGGAAGTCCGCTTCCGCGACGATACGAGCTTCGACAATTACAAGAAGATCGATGAGCTCCTGCGCTCTCCGGAGGTCAGCCGCGACCTCGATGACGACGCTGACGCCTGA
- a CDS encoding GNAT family N-acetyltransferase translates to MFRRARESDLPAIIAMLADDALGSGREAISDRIDERYTAAFAAIDSDQNQLLAVAVDDRDNPVGCLQLTFIPGLSRTGMWRGQIESVRIAATERGSGLGTCFIEWAIEVCRERGCKLVQLTSDKSRSDSIRFYEKLGFTASHEGMKLSL, encoded by the coding sequence ATGTTCAGACGAGCAAGGGAAAGCGATCTCCCCGCCATCATTGCGATGCTGGCCGACGATGCGCTCGGAAGCGGCCGGGAGGCAATCTCCGACCGGATCGACGAGCGCTATACCGCAGCCTTCGCCGCCATCGACTCAGACCAGAACCAGCTGCTTGCCGTCGCGGTCGACGATCGCGACAATCCGGTCGGCTGCCTGCAGCTGACCTTCATTCCCGGGCTTTCGCGCACCGGCATGTGGCGCGGGCAGATCGAGAGTGTACGCATCGCCGCGACGGAACGCGGCAGCGGGCTCGGTACGTGCTTCATCGAATGGGCGATCGAGGTCTGCCGCGAGCGCGGATGCAAGCTGGTGCAGCTCACCAGCGACAAGTCGAGATCGGATTCCATCCGCTTCTATGAGAAGCTCGGATTCACGGCGAGCCATGAGGGCATGAAGCTCAGTCTCTGA
- a CDS encoding class I SAM-dependent methyltransferase has product MSRETLKTLFHPFASGTVDAPGEGQRVLFLGAEAGFALPEGFAASLSAVQGFRPLFRQLQAQRIETTPEIEGEDYDAALVLCTKHKGENEANIAAALSRVKAGGLIVIAGGKEDGIQPLRKRMDGFGFDIEHMPKYHGVAFWFIRPADVSEAVAKFAKASVRVDGRFIAAPGMFSHDRIDDGSELLASRLPTDFTGDAADFGAGWGYLSVELMEKSPRLERLDLYEANHASLEAAKDNLAENFPKAPARFFWHDLAAEPVKDKYDLIIMNPPFHEGHAAEPSLGQAMIKTAASALRGGGRLMLVANRGLPYEPVLAASFRESGETCRNARFKVLWAKK; this is encoded by the coding sequence ATGAGCCGCGAAACGCTGAAAACCCTGTTCCACCCCTTTGCCAGCGGCACTGTCGATGCGCCGGGCGAGGGGCAGCGTGTGCTGTTTCTCGGCGCCGAGGCAGGTTTCGCGCTGCCGGAGGGCTTTGCGGCCTCGCTGAGCGCCGTACAGGGCTTCCGCCCGCTGTTCCGGCAGCTACAGGCGCAGCGCATCGAAACCACGCCTGAGATCGAAGGCGAGGACTATGATGCGGCTCTGGTTCTCTGCACCAAGCACAAGGGCGAGAACGAGGCGAATATCGCCGCCGCGCTCTCCCGCGTGAAGGCGGGTGGCTTGATCGTCATCGCCGGCGGTAAGGAAGACGGCATCCAGCCGCTGCGCAAGCGCATGGATGGCTTCGGCTTCGATATCGAGCACATGCCAAAATATCACGGCGTCGCCTTCTGGTTCATCCGTCCGGCTGATGTCAGCGAAGCTGTCGCCAAATTCGCCAAGGCGTCGGTGCGTGTCGATGGCCGCTTCATCGCCGCCCCCGGCATGTTCTCGCATGATCGCATCGACGACGGCTCGGAACTGCTCGCCTCGCGCCTTCCGACCGATTTCACCGGCGACGCCGCCGATTTCGGCGCCGGCTGGGGCTATCTCTCGGTCGAACTGATGGAGAAGTCGCCGCGCCTCGAGCGTCTCGACCTTTACGAGGCCAACCACGCCTCGCTGGAAGCCGCCAAGGACAATCTGGCAGAGAACTTCCCGAAGGCGCCCGCTCGCTTCTTCTGGCACGATCTGGCCGCCGAGCCGGTCAAGGACAAGTACGACCTGATCATCATGAACCCGCCCTTCCACGAGGGCCACGCCGCTGAGCCCTCGCTCGGCCAGGCGATGATCAAGACTGCAGCCTCGGCGCTACGCGGCGGCGGCCGCCTCATGCTCGTCGCCAACCGCGGCCTTCCCTACGAGCCGGTCCTGGCGGCAAGCTTCCGCGAAAGCGGCGAAACCTGCCGCAACGCCCGCTTCAAGGTTCTCTGGGCGAAAAAGTAA
- a CDS encoding MFS transporter, translated as MPSNSSTLAPLKHETYRRIWFASLASNFGGLIQAVGAAWMMTTITASEDMVALVQTSTALPIMLFSLVSGALADNFDRRRVMLTAQCLMLAVSAVLTACALIGWITPWLLLIFTFLIGCGTALNNPSWQASVGDMVPREDLPNAVTLNSMGFNMTRSVGPAIGGVIVAAAGAAAAFAVNTVSYLALIYALKRWKPALPASTLPRESLGSAIFAGLRYISMSPNLEKVLVRGFIFGVGASSILALLPIVAINLVSGGPLTYGFMLGSFGIGAIGGGALNARLRDALSSETIIRYAFAGFALSMAITAASPFAILTCAGLLISGGCWVLALSLFNTIVQLSTPRWVVGRALSLYQTVTFGGIAGGSWLWGIAADEFGVSNALYGSAAVMLVGIVIGLRFSMPAFASLNLDPLNRFIEPALGLDITPRSGPIVIQIDYIIGDEDLPEFLKLMGERRRIRIRDGARAWALMRDLENPGIWTESYHTPTWVEYIRHNQRRTQADAENTDRLRALHRGTELPHVHRMIERQAIPPSDDVFHKPPIDIHH; from the coding sequence GTGCCGTCGAATTCTTCCACGCTGGCGCCGCTGAAGCATGAAACCTATCGCAGAATCTGGTTTGCGAGCCTTGCGTCGAATTTCGGCGGACTGATCCAGGCCGTCGGCGCCGCCTGGATGATGACGACGATCACCGCCTCCGAGGACATGGTGGCGCTGGTGCAGACATCGACGGCGCTGCCGATCATGCTGTTCTCGCTGGTCTCGGGCGCGCTCGCCGACAATTTCGACCGGCGCAGGGTGATGCTGACGGCGCAATGTCTGATGCTCGCCGTTTCGGCCGTTCTGACGGCCTGCGCGCTGATCGGCTGGATCACGCCCTGGCTTCTGCTGATCTTCACCTTCCTGATCGGCTGCGGCACGGCGCTCAACAATCCCTCCTGGCAGGCTTCGGTCGGCGACATGGTGCCGCGCGAGGATCTGCCAAATGCAGTGACGCTGAACAGCATGGGCTTCAACATGACCCGCAGCGTCGGCCCGGCCATCGGCGGCGTCATCGTTGCGGCCGCTGGTGCTGCGGCGGCCTTTGCAGTCAATACGGTGAGCTATCTGGCGCTGATCTATGCACTGAAGCGCTGGAAGCCTGCCTTGCCCGCCTCGACGCTGCCGCGCGAAAGCCTCGGCAGCGCAATCTTCGCCGGGCTCCGCTATATCTCGATGTCGCCGAACCTCGAGAAAGTGCTCGTCCGCGGCTTCATCTTCGGTGTCGGCGCGAGCTCCATTCTGGCGCTGCTGCCGATCGTCGCGATCAATCTCGTCTCCGGCGGCCCGCTCACCTACGGCTTCATGCTCGGTTCTTTCGGCATCGGCGCCATTGGTGGTGGCGCGCTGAACGCGCGGCTGCGCGATGCGCTGAGCAGCGAAACGATCATCCGCTATGCCTTCGCGGGCTTTGCTCTCAGCATGGCGATCACCGCCGCCAGCCCTTTCGCCATCCTCACCTGCGCCGGCCTGCTGATCTCGGGCGGCTGCTGGGTTCTGGCGCTGTCGCTCTTCAACACGATCGTGCAGCTCTCGACGCCGCGCTGGGTCGTCGGCCGGGCGCTCTCGCTCTACCAGACCGTGACCTTCGGCGGCATCGCGGGCGGCAGCTGGCTCTGGGGTATAGCGGCCGACGAGTTCGGCGTTTCCAACGCGCTCTATGGTTCGGCGGCGGTCATGCTCGTCGGCATCGTCATCGGCCTACGCTTCTCGATGCCGGCCTTTGCATCGCTCAATCTCGATCCGCTCAACCGCTTCATCGAGCCGGCGCTCGGCCTCGACATCACGCCACGCAGCGGCCCGATCGTCATCCAGATCGACTACATCATCGGCGACGAGGATCTTCCTGAGTTCCTGAAGCTGATGGGCGAGAGGCGGCGGATCCGCATTCGCGATGGCGCGCGGGCCTGGGCACTGATGCGCGATCTCGAAAATCCCGGCATCTGGACGGAGAGCTATCATACACCGACATGGGTCGAATACATCCGCCACAACCAGCGCCGCACCCAGGCCGATGCCGAGAATACCGATCGGCTGCGGGCGCTGCATCGGGGCACGGAATTGCCGCATGTCCACCGTATGATCGAACGCCAGGCGATACCGCCATCGGACGACGTGTTCCACAAGCCGCCGATCGACATTCATCACTAG
- the rimP gene encoding ribosome maturation factor RimP: MSDQTNVENELEPRLITETGLDQRLADIIEPVLVGMGFRLIRVRMLNQNGATLQIMAEKNDGTMTVEDCEEVSTAVSPVLDVEDPIDREYHLEVSSAGIDRPLVRKSDFVRWQGHLVKCETSIMIGNRKRFRGKILESNADGFTLERDQVAYGEEQKVEIPFTALSDAKLILTDDLIRDALRADKAAKAEAANQNDAEDQE; encoded by the coding sequence TTGTCGGACCAGACAAACGTAGAAAACGAACTTGAGCCGCGGCTGATTACCGAGACCGGGCTTGACCAGCGCCTTGCCGACATCATCGAGCCTGTGCTTGTCGGCATGGGCTTCCGCCTGATCCGCGTCCGCATGCTGAATCAGAACGGCGCGACGCTGCAGATCATGGCAGAGAAGAACGATGGCACCATGACCGTCGAGGATTGCGAAGAGGTCTCCACGGCCGTTTCGCCGGTCCTCGATGTGGAAGATCCGATCGATCGGGAGTATCATCTCGAAGTGTCGTCTGCCGGTATCGACCGCCCTTTGGTGCGCAAGTCGGATTTCGTCCGCTGGCAGGGACATCTTGTGAAGTGCGAAACGTCGATCATGATCGGCAACCGCAAGCGGTTCCGCGGCAAGATTCTGGAATCGAATGCAGATGGCTTCACGCTCGAGCGTGACCAGGTTGCTTATGGCGAAGAGCAGAAGGTGGAAATCCCCTTCACGGCCCTTTCCGACGCCAAGCTTATCCTGACCGACGATCTGATCCGCGACGCCCTTCGCGCCGATAAGGCTGCGAAGGCGGAAGCCGCGAACCAGAACGACGCGGAAGACCAAGAATAA
- the rpsO gene encoding 30S ribosomal protein S15, producing MSITAERKTALIKEYATFEGDTGSPEVQVAILTERINNLTEHFKGHKKDNHSRRGLLTMVSSRRSLLDYLKKKNEGRYTKLITSLGIRR from the coding sequence ATGTCGATTACTGCTGAGCGCAAGACCGCCCTGATCAAGGAATACGCAACGTTTGAAGGCGACACCGGTTCTCCGGAAGTCCAGGTTGCCATCCTGACCGAGCGGATCAACAACCTCACGGAACACTTCAAGGGCCACAAGAAGGACAACCACTCCCGCCGTGGCCTGCTGACGATGGTTTCGAGCCGCCGTTCGCTTCTCGACTACCTCAAGAAGAAGAACGAAGGCCGCTACACCAAGCTGATCACCAGCCTGGGTATCCGTCGCTAA